The following proteins come from a genomic window of Liolophura sinensis isolate JHLJ2023 chromosome 13, CUHK_Ljap_v2, whole genome shotgun sequence:
- the LOC135480781 gene encoding uncharacterized protein LOC135480781: MSPVTFLVFTIWSGATLVYSQSPVRCFDCNSGGTGFGGVICPPNGNLKRELLTTVRCSERCFSRTIPEKPGIVQRGCSAGIGFFLSRPLPKDGCVKVSNKNWWCFCSESFCNVDDMTQYGDGTTGLIPMDKEEAILSPEKPLEPWSEEETEPVRENTARPEVEIAPPVRKQPGEQGDNLPHGSQSESLEEPHVESSMERSPESLENQEKASYEEPLQTWEERPYIEPEAKENPGQGEEKSQMEVPEDNHYTRHAHHGHDRQPEQQQQETEEPSYQEPLALP, translated from the exons ATGTCTCCGGTAACGTTCCTCGTCTTCACAATTTGGTCTGGAGCCACACTAG TATATTCCCAATCTCCGGTTCGTTGTTTCGACTGTAACAGTGGCGGAACTGGTTTTGGCGGCGTCATTTGCCCACCTAACGGTAACCTGAAAAGAGAGTTGCTGACGACGGTCCGATGTTCAGAGAGATGCTTCAGTCGTACCATTCCTGAGAAACCTGGCA TTGTCCAACGAGGATGCAGTGCTGGCATTGGATTCTTCCTCAGTCGACCTTTACCTAAAGACGGCTGTGTTAAAGTATCCAATAAGAACTGGTGGTGCTTCTGCTCTGAAAGTTTCTGTAACGTTGACGATATGACTCAGTACGGAGACGGTACCACCGGCTTGATACCGATGGATAAAGAAGAAGCCATCTTATCCCCAGAGAAGCCTTTAGAACCTTGGTCTGAGGAAGAGACCGAACCAGTCAGGGAGAATACGGCCAGACCGGAAGTGGAAATAGCGCCTCCTGTCAGGAAACAACCAGGCGAGCAGGGCGACAACCTTCCGCACGGCAGCCAGTCCGAATCGCTAGAAGAACCACACGTGGAATCATCAATGGAAAGATCTCCCGAATCGCTCGAGAACCAGGAGAAAGCTTCTTATGAAGAACCTCTTCAAACCTGGGAAGAACGACCGTATATTGAACCCGAGGCAAAGGAGAACCCTGGGCAGGGGGAGGAGAAGAGTCAGATGGAAGTTCCAGAGGACAACCATTACACTCGCCACGCCCACCACGGCCATGACCGACAgccagaacaacaacaacaagagaCTGAGGAACCCTCCTACCAAGAACCTTTGGCTTTgccgtga